The Prodigiosinella aquatilis region ATCCAGCGCTTGTTGCGGGGTTTTCTTGCCAGTCCAGACGCTTTCCAGCTCTTCATCCATAACAGCACGAATCTGCGGCATGTTGCCCAGACGTATACCCTTGGTGAACGGCAACGGCGGCTTGTTCAGCATCTGACGAGTTGCAATATCCGCACCGGGGTTCTTAGCATAAAAACCCTGCTGTTTGGTCAACTCATAAGCAGCAGTCGTAATCGGCAGATAACCGGTTTTCTGATGCCATTCGGCAGCAATTTTCGGCGATGTCAGGAACTGCAAGAACTCAGCGACACCTTTATAAGTTGCGGCATCTTTACCTTTCATCACCCACAGGCTGGCCCCACCGATGATGGCGTTTTGCGGTGCGCCTTTTACGTCCGCGTCATAAGGCATCATTGCTACGCCGAAGTTGAATTTGGCGTATTGGCGGATGTTGGCCAGTGAGCCGGAAGAGGTGGTAAGCATGGCGCAATCACCGTTATAAAACTTCGGGGTCGCTTCATCTTTACGGCCGTAGTAGCTGAAATCACCTTTCTTAAGCATATTTTCCAACATCTGGATATGCCTGACCTGCACCGGCTTGTTGAATTCCAACACAGCATCCAAACCATCAAAACCGTTGTTTTTAGTGGCGAAGGGCAAACCATTCCAGGCGCTGAAGTTTTCAAGCTGAACCCAGCCCTGCCAGCCGCTGGTATAACCGCACTTCATACCGGCAGCACGCAATTTGGCGGCGTCTGTGGCCAATTGCTGCCAGGTTTTAGGTGGCTGTTCTGGATTAAGACCGGCTTTTTTGAAGGCATCTTTGTTGTAATACAGTACCGGTGTTGAGCTGTTAAATGGCTGCGACAGCAGGTGCCCGGTTTTGGAATCGGAGTAATAGCCGGATATCGAGGGAACAAACGCTTTCTCATCGGATGGGATGCCGGCCTGCTGGAACACCTGGTAGACAGGCATGATCGCCTTGCTGGCCATCATGGTAGCCGTGCCCACTTCATAAACCTGTAAGATGGCAGGTGGATTACCACTGCGGAATGCGGCAATACCCGCCGCCAGATTTTGGTCGTAGTTACCTTTGTAGACGGGTACGATTTTGACATCGCTATGGCTCTGGTTAAAGCGGTCCACCAGCGAGTTCACGGTCTTGCCCAATTCACCGTCCATTGAGTGCCAGAAAGGGATTTCGGTTACCGCCAGTGCCTGAGTGCTAAGTGCCATTGTAATGGCTACACCGGCTACGGCTTTACGAATAGCGTGGTTAAACATGCCTGTCTCCTGGAATCATTGATTACGCCTGAGTAAAACGGCGTGTTTTATATTCGGGAGCTAACATGGCATGCCCAGATGACAGAAAAATAACCACTAAATTACAGGCAAATGACAACTGCATACGATTGCATTCCGCCATCGTGCGTTTGGCCTGTCAATCTGATTATCATGTCGCTATTGTTCGCAAAATACGCATTCCCATTTTATGTCGCGCACTGTTTCAACCACCAATAACACGCCATTTTTTATTATGTGAGAAAGTGATCTTTTGATTATCAGAATATTGCTTCACCACCAGAAGCGCTGGATGGCACCGAGATACACGGGGCGACCGCAGGGGTAAGACATCCCTCCGGGAGCTTCCCCCCGCGTTTTCCCTAAAATCTGTCTATCGGCATAACAATGCCACATCACCGCGCCACCAGTACCTCAACGTCTATTTTCCTCAACGCTTCCTGTGCGGCAATGGGTAAACCATCGTCGGTAATAATGCTGTCAAATACCGTTAGTGGTGTTGCCAGATAGGTAGCGATACGACCGTATTTTGAGGTGTCGCTCAGTAAAATGCGCTTGCTGCTGGCTGCCACTATTGCCCGTTTGACGGCGACTTTGTCTTCATTAGGCGTGGACAAGCCGCGCAGGCTCCAGGAAGAAGCCGAAACAAACGCGATATCAATAAACAGATTACGCAGTGCCTGCGCTGCCGCTTCTCCCACGCAGGAGCAGTTTTCCCGGCACAAGGTGCCGCCGGTGTGGATCATACGACACTGGCTGGATTCAATTAAAAATCCGGCAATGACAAAATCGTTGGTGACAATCAGCAAGTCGTCCCGTGCCGCCAGTTGCCGCGCCAGCGATAGCGTAGTGGTGCCAGCATCCAGATAAATACAGCTGTTGTACGGGATCTGCTGCGCCGCCAGCCGACCAATCGCGTCTTTCTGCTGGCTGAACATGACGGACTTATCCTGATGGGACGGTTCTGCCGCCAGCCGTTCCGGCGAGCGCACACCACCGGACACACTGAGTAGTAGCCCATCCTGTTCCAGTTTTTGCACGTCTCGTCGTACCGTCATGTGCGATACGCCCAGCGTTTCCATCAGTTCGCTGATGCTGACCACGCCACGTTCCGTAATCAGTGACAAAATCTTTTGATGACGCTCTACCGGTATCACCACGCACTCCTGTTGGTTTCCGTGATAAATATTGTGATATCACTCATTATTCAGGGTGATAATTACCATAAATTCACGTCATAAGCCATGCAGTGATTAACATATTCAGCATGGCTTTAAATATAACCTGTTGATATAAAAAACTTACTAACATTTATCGCAAACATTGTTCTTACTGGACCGTTTGATAATACAATTTTAATGTTAATTTATGTGATATCAGTCACCATAATAACAGACAACTGCGCTTACATTTAACACAACAGAACAAATAATCACTAAACTTAACAGGCGACAGTCATGAATGAAACCTCAACGTATTCGGTAGCGGTTATCGGTCTGGGATCGATGGGATTTGGTGCCGCCACGTCCTGCATCAACGCCGGGCTCACTACTTATGGCATCGATATTAATCCACAGACACTGGAGCGATTGCGTCAGGAAGGTGCAACACAAACCGCCACCCGTATCGACGACTTTGCCGACCAGTTGGACGCTGTAGTTCTGCTGGTTGTGAACGCCGCGCAGGTGAAAAGCATTCTGTTCGGTGAGGCGAGTGTCGCCGCCAAACTCAAGGCCGGTACAGCGGTCATGGTGTCATCCACCATTTCAGCGCAAGATGCCAAAGACATTGCCGCACAATTGGCAGAGCATCAGTTGTTGATGCTCGACGCCCCGGTATCTGGCGGCGCGGTCAAGGCCGCTGCCGGTGATATGACCGTCATGGCCTCCGGCAGCGACGATGCATTCAACAAACTGGAGCCGGTATTGAACGCGGTGGCTGGCAAGGTGTATCGCATCGGTAGCGAAATTGGCCTCGGTGCCACGGTAAAAATCATTCACCAGTTACTGGCGGGTGTGCATATCGCCGCCGGAGCAGAAGCGATGGCGCTGGCAGCCCGGGCCGGTATCCCGCTGGACGTGATGTACGATGTGGTGACCCACGCCGCTGGCAACTCGTGGATGTTTGAAAACCGGATGCGCCACGTAGTGGACGGCGACTATACGCCAAAATCTGCCGTCGATATCTTCGTCAAAGATCTGGGATTGGTGACCGACACCGCCAAAGCACTGCATTTCCCGCTGCCGCTGGCTTCCACCGCTTTCAATATGTTTACTGCCGCCAGCAACGCCGGATTTGGTAAGCAGGATGACAGTGCGGTGATCAAAGTCTTCAGCGGTATTACGCTGCCGGAAAAACGGGAGGACGCATGATCACTCTTGGCGTTATCGCAGACGATTTTACCGGTGCTACGGATATCGCCAGTTTTCTGGTGCAGAATGGCCTGCCGACCGTACAACTGAATGGCGTGCCGGAAGCCGATTATCAGATAACGGCGCAGGCAGTGGTCATTAGCCTGAAGTCCCGCTCCTGTCCGGCTGAACAGGCGGTTACCGACGCACTGAAGGCGCTCGCCTGGCTACAGCAACAGGGCTGCCAGCAGTTCTATTTCAAATATTGCTCCACTTTCGACAGCACCGTCCACGGGAATATCGGGCCAGTGACCGATGCGCTGCTGGACGCGTTGGGCGAATCCATGACGGTGATTTCCCCGGCGTTGCCGGTGAATGGTCGTACCGTGTATCAGGGTTATCTGTTTGTGATGGGGCAGTTGCTGTCGGAATCCGGCATGCGTCACCACCCGGTCACCCCAATGACGGACAGTAACCTGCTGCGGCTAATGGAACAGCAGGCCAATGGACACGCCGGTCTGGTGCCATACGCCATCATGGATCAGGGTCCAGCGGCGGTAAAACAGCATTTGGCGCAACTTCAAGAACAGGGGTGCCGCTACGCGGTACTGGATGCCCTGAACGAACAGCATCTGTTGACACAGGGCGATGCGCTGCGGGAAATGAAACTGGTGACCGGCGGTTCCGGGCTGGCTATCGGTCTGGCGCGAGTGTGGGCCACATCAGCGCCACAATCAACCACCGCCACGCAAGCCGGATTACCACAACCGGGCGCGGGTATAGTGCTTTCCGGCTCCTGTTCAGTGATGACCAACCAACAGGTGGCGCGTTATTGCCAGCAGGCCGCCCATCAGGCCATCGATGTGGCTCGTTGCCTTGAAAGTGAGAGCGCACTGCAAACTTATGCCCATGAACTGGCTCGCTGGGCAGAGGAACACCGTAACGATGCGCTGGCACCGTTACTGTACGCCACCGCGGCACCGGAAGCATTGGCCACGATTCAACAGCGTTTTGGGGCACAAGCCAGCAGTCATGCGGTCGAAACCCTGTTCGCCTGCGTGGCCAGCCAGCTACAGACGGCAGGATTCCGGCGTTTTATCATCGCTGGTGGCGAAACCTCCAGCAAGGTGGTGCAAACGTTGGGCATTCGCGCGTTCCACATCGGTCCGACTATTTCCCCCGGCGTTCCGTGGGTTAAATCCACCGACCATTCGTTATCACTGGCACTAAAATCCGGCAACTTTGGTGATGAAGACTTTTTTGCCCGAGCACAACAGGAGTTTGCCTTATGACAGGTAGTCAGCCCACCCATGAGCAACTGGCGCGTGACGAAATGGTCAGGCTGGGTGCGTCATTTTTTCAGCGCGGTTATGCCACTGGCTCTGCGGGCAATCTTTCGCTGCTGCTGGATGATGGCACGCTACTCGCTACCCCAACGGGTTCCTGTCTGGGAGAATTGCAGGCAGAGCGACTTTCGAAGGTCAGGCTTGATGGGGAGTGGCTTTCCGGCGATAAACCCTCTAAAGAAGTGAGTTTCCATCGGGCGTTATATCTCAATAATCCGGCCTGCCGTGCCGTGGTACACCTGCACAGCGCCTATTTAACTGCACTCTCCTGCCTGGAAGGGTTAAATACACAGGATGCCATCCGGCCCTTTACGCCATATGTAGTGATGCGGGTCGGTCAGGTGCCAGTGGTGCCTTATTACCGTCCGGGAGATGCACGCCTGGGTGAAGATCTGGCCGCACTCGCACCACACTATAGCGCCTTTCTGTTGGCTAATCATGGTCCGGTGGTCACTGGCAAGGATTTGCGGGCCGCCGCAGACAATATGGAAGAGCTGGAAGAAACCGCCAAACTGATTTTCATTCTTGGCGACCGACGTATTCGCTACTTAACTGGCGAAGAAATTGCTGAATTACGGAGTTAATCATGCCGAAATTTGCTGCAAACCTTTCTACCCTGTTTACCGAACTGCCCTTTCTGGACCGTTTTCAGGCTGCCGCTGAGGCGGGTTTCAACGGCGTTGAATTTTTATTCCCTTATGAATATCCAGCCGAGGTACTGGCTGAGAAATTACAGCATTACGGGCTTCAGCAGGTATTATTTAATACCTCGCCAGGTAATATCGCGGCGGGTGAATGGGGAGTTACCGCTTTGCCGGAACGGGTAGAGGATGCGCACCGGGATATTGATCGTGCTCTGGAATATGCCATCGCCCTAAATTGTCCCTCCGTACATATTATGGCGAGTGTTATTCCAGAGGGTGCGGATATTTCTCTTTATCAGCGTACCTATATTGAGAATATTCGCTATGCGGCCGATAAGTTTGCCCCGCACAA contains the following coding sequences:
- the ugpB gene encoding sn-glycerol-3-phosphate ABC transporter substrate-binding protein UgpB, translated to MFNHAIRKAVAGVAITMALSTQALAVTEIPFWHSMDGELGKTVNSLVDRFNQSHSDVKIVPVYKGNYDQNLAAGIAAFRSGNPPAILQVYEVGTATMMASKAIMPVYQVFQQAGIPSDEKAFVPSISGYYSDSKTGHLLSQPFNSSTPVLYYNKDAFKKAGLNPEQPPKTWQQLATDAAKLRAAGMKCGYTSGWQGWVQLENFSAWNGLPFATKNNGFDGLDAVLEFNKPVQVRHIQMLENMLKKGDFSYYGRKDEATPKFYNGDCAMLTTSSGSLANIRQYAKFNFGVAMMPYDADVKGAPQNAIIGGASLWVMKGKDAATYKGVAEFLQFLTSPKIAAEWHQKTGYLPITTAAYELTKQQGFYAKNPGADIATRQMLNKPPLPFTKGIRLGNMPQIRAVMDEELESVWTGKKTPQQALDSAVARGNVLLRRFEQANK
- the ygbI gene encoding DNA-binding transcriptional repressor YgbI; the encoded protein is MIPVERHQKILSLITERGVVSISELMETLGVSHMTVRRDVQKLEQDGLLLSVSGGVRSPERLAAEPSHQDKSVMFSQQKDAIGRLAAQQIPYNSCIYLDAGTTTLSLARQLAARDDLLIVTNDFVIAGFLIESSQCRMIHTGGTLCRENCSCVGEAAAQALRNLFIDIAFVSASSWSLRGLSTPNEDKVAVKRAIVAASSKRILLSDTSKYGRIATYLATPLTVFDSIITDDGLPIAAQEALRKIDVEVLVAR
- a CDS encoding NAD(P)-dependent oxidoreductase, translated to MNETSTYSVAVIGLGSMGFGAATSCINAGLTTYGIDINPQTLERLRQEGATQTATRIDDFADQLDAVVLLVVNAAQVKSILFGEASVAAKLKAGTAVMVSSTISAQDAKDIAAQLAEHQLLMLDAPVSGGAVKAAAGDMTVMASGSDDAFNKLEPVLNAVAGKVYRIGSEIGLGATVKIIHQLLAGVHIAAGAEAMALAARAGIPLDVMYDVVTHAAGNSWMFENRMRHVVDGDYTPKSAVDIFVKDLGLVTDTAKALHFPLPLASTAFNMFTAASNAGFGKQDDSAVIKVFSGITLPEKREDA
- a CDS encoding four-carbon acid sugar kinase family protein, whose protein sequence is MITLGVIADDFTGATDIASFLVQNGLPTVQLNGVPEADYQITAQAVVISLKSRSCPAEQAVTDALKALAWLQQQGCQQFYFKYCSTFDSTVHGNIGPVTDALLDALGESMTVISPALPVNGRTVYQGYLFVMGQLLSESGMRHHPVTPMTDSNLLRLMEQQANGHAGLVPYAIMDQGPAAVKQHLAQLQEQGCRYAVLDALNEQHLLTQGDALREMKLVTGGSGLAIGLARVWATSAPQSTTATQAGLPQPGAGIVLSGSCSVMTNQQVARYCQQAAHQAIDVARCLESESALQTYAHELARWAEEHRNDALAPLLYATAAPEALATIQQRFGAQASSHAVETLFACVASQLQTAGFRRFIIAGGETSSKVVQTLGIRAFHIGPTISPGVPWVKSTDHSLSLALKSGNFGDEDFFARAQQEFAL
- a CDS encoding aldolase, with translation MTGSQPTHEQLARDEMVRLGASFFQRGYATGSAGNLSLLLDDGTLLATPTGSCLGELQAERLSKVRLDGEWLSGDKPSKEVSFHRALYLNNPACRAVVHLHSAYLTALSCLEGLNTQDAIRPFTPYVVMRVGQVPVVPYYRPGDARLGEDLAALAPHYSAFLLANHGPVVTGKDLRAAADNMEELEETAKLIFILGDRRIRYLTGEEIAELRS
- a CDS encoding hydroxypyruvate isomerase family protein gives rise to the protein MPKFAANLSTLFTELPFLDRFQAAAEAGFNGVEFLFPYEYPAEVLAEKLQHYGLQQVLFNTSPGNIAAGEWGVTALPERVEDAHRDIDRALEYAIALNCPSVHIMASVIPEGADISLYQRTYIENIRYAADKFAPHNINIMLEALNPGLKPRYLLASQYQTLEMVNRIDRDNVWVQLDLYHAQIVDGNLTHIMREMQGRYGHIQIAAVPGRHEPDEGEINYPFLFEELDRLGYSGWVGCEYNPRGNTKEGLGWIKPWQ